The genomic region GGTCGGCCTCAAGGTTCCGGGTCCCCACCATCGCCATGGGATTCGCCGCCAGACGGTTGGTGCGGGCGCACCATCGACCGAAGGCCCGCCACGCCGTCACCGCCGCGTTGAAGGTTCGGGCGCCCGTTCCCCGCTTCTCAGCCTGCTCTGAGAGGTAGGCCACAAGCGTGTGGGCATCGATGCTGGCGAGAGTGGTCCACCCCAGCGCATCGGCCAGCTTCCGCAAATACCGCGTCGTACCTTCGATGTGCCGGGCATCCCGCTCCAGAGACTCGAGATGCGCGGCGTAGTCGTCGAAGTGCTCGGTCAGGGGCCTCGTGCGCTCAGCGGCCAGCCGCTCCGCGACCGGGTCCACCAGCCCCCGCGAACGCTCGAGCTCCCGGTCCGACCACTCAGCCGCGATGCGCTCGGCCAGCCGCTTGTCGGTGGTGCCGCTGGCCCTTTCGCGGCGCCGACCCTCGTGGTCGAAGTACGAGATCGTCCACCGCTTCTCGCCCTTACGCTTGAACACGCTCGCCATGGCTCACCGCCCCTTGCGGGCCTCGCCCGCCTTCTTCTTCGCCGACAGTTCCAGTCCCAGGTAGGCGCACAGCTTGTCCATGTTCTCCGACCTCAGCCCCTGCCCGTTCGCCACGAACCGTGATAGGACCGACGCCGGCACGCCTGTCGCCTTGCTGATCTGGTAACGGGTCTCCCCGTACTCTTCGACTGCTCGTCTCAGCTGCTCAGTAACCGTCATCGCTCGAATGATACAGCAGGCGTTCCTGTAGTGCAACTATTACGGAGCTCTGATCGAGACTTCGGCAGCACTCCCGAGATGCTCACCCGGTGCCCAGTGATCACCTTCGGTGCATTTCAGCCAGATTCCTCGGCATCGCGTCCAAGGTGATCACCCTTTGGAGGACGATCACCTTCGATGATGTCCTTGGGGGACTTCGTAGAGTCCGGTGGCAAGATCCACTGCCACGCTCCCCCAAATCCCGACTTCTCAGACTTCACCCCGATCCTGCTCTTCGCGCGCCTCACGGTGATGATCGTGAATCCGGCCTCGCGCGCCTCGTGTTCCAACTCCTTGACCAACCTCGGTCCATCTCGGAGGACTTCCCGTAGCCAATCCGCCGCATCGTCGCGCTCGGTCCGCCCGTCGTCGTTGTCATCGCCCTGCTCCGTCGCCAGGGCCTCGTCCGCGCTCATCCTTACGGGGTCCGGCTCCCAATCTACCAGCGCCGTCGTCCCGTCACCCACTGGGGTGAGCCGATAGGCCAGCCCGCCAGCATCAGGGCCGATGTTGTTCTTGATGGCGAGCAACAGCCTCCGCTCCGGGTCGTTCCGGTCTTTGCTCACCGACCAGGCGGCCCGCGCTGCGGCGGTGAAAGCCAGCGAGCCCATGGCCCGGTAGATGGCTGGACCCGCCCCGGACTTGTTGAGGTGGGTCACTGCCACCATTGCCACACCGTACTGCTCGGCGATAGCGCTCAGCGGCGCCAGCAGCCCGCGGACCTCAGCGTTGTTATGCGAGTTTGCCTCGCCCAGGTACGCGGTCACTGGGTCAATGATGACCAGCCGGCAGTTCCCCACCCGCTTGATCGCCTCTTCAAGCGCGGGCAGGTCACGCGCAAGGTTGAACGTGCGCGCAGACGCGCGGCCATTGCCGCGGACTTGGTGTACTGCCGGAAGCGCGATGATCCGGTTCAGGTCGGCTCCTGCGGCGAGCAGCCGCGGCACGACGGTGTCGGCCATCCCATCCTCCGCGCTCAGGAGGACTACCCCGCCAGGTTCCCGCAGCTCGCCAGTCCGGTCGGGCCAAGCCCTGCCGGTGGTCACCCGCGCCGCCATGTCAAGAGTCAGAAACGACTTGCCCAAGCCAGGGTCACCCGCGATCAGCGTCAGCTTCCCGAGCGCGAAACGCCCGAACCACAGCCAGGCCACGACCTCTGGCTTCACGTCGGAGAGCCTCACCAGGATCGGTGCCCCGTCCACCAGCGTGGTCGGGGGCGTGTATATCTCAGCTCGGGCGGACAGATCGGTGAACGCCCGCAAGGCCGCGCCTCCCAGCACCGCGGCCCGCGCGTCCTTGGCGCCATCGGGCGGGGGGATGATCCGCACCGACGGGCAGGTGCGCACCAGTGCCGCCGCGATCTTCTGCGCCCCCCGTTCCCCGGCTTCATCGGCGTCTGCGATGATGACGACGTGCCGGTCCTCGAGCAGCTCCGCGAGCCACTCGCCGCACTGGCCCGCCATCGGCACCCCCACGGCGTCAACATACAGCCCCAGCATGGCGCCGGTGTCGCTGGCGCCCTCGCACACCCACACGGGACGGTCCTGACTCGTACCCGCGTAAGGGTCCAACGGCCACGGCAGGATCAGCCCACGCTTCCCGCCCTCGCTGCACAGCTTCCGCTTCGATTCGCCTGGGTCTCGGAATGTTGTGCCCACAACCTCGCCCTGGGCGTTCCGCTCCAGGATCGCCCAGCGACCGCCCTGCGCAGTCGCCAACTTACACCAGGCCCAATCAGGGACGCCCGGAGGAGGCGCGAGGGTCGGGCCAGTGTTGGGGGTGCCGCTGAGCCTCAGCGCGCCAGCGGTGCCGGGGTCAGGGAGCGGGCCACTGTTTGGGCGCGGTGTGTCCATAACCCGCGCGGAGAGGTTCCCCCCGCCCCGCAGGCGATCAGTCCTGAGCTCCCATGGCTTCAGCCCCCCCCGGGCTTGATCAGCTTTTTGGCCCGTCTGCCGCCAGGGCCGCCTCCCTCATTGCGTGCCGGATTTGCTCCCCCGCCCTCGAGTCCGTCGGGCACCCCAAGGCCACCCACGCTGCCAGCTCCTCGGGCGAGTAGCGGACGGACTTGCCGATCTTCCGGGACGGAATCGCCCCGCAGTTGGTGAGCATCCAGAGCCGCCGCTCGCCCATGCACAGCATTACGCGGGCGGCCTTGGCGTCGATCAGCAGCGGCGCGGTGCTGGTGGTGGTATCACTCGCCACGGGCCACCTCCTTGGTGCAGGTGCCTTGGAGCTGCTCGACCACCTTGGCGAGCGGGAACATCCGCTGGCGGCCCGCCATGATGCTGGGCAGGCGCCCGGCTTCCGCCTCGCGCCGCAGCCACGCGGCCGGCAGGCCCGTCTTGCGGGCGAGCTCCATCAGGGTGACGAACTTCTCCGGCGTTTCCATACGGCCATCTTCGGCATCATGAATCGCCCGGAAAGGCCCTCACCGTGAGTTGTTCGCCAGCGTGCGCGTCCGTGCGCAATGATGCGCTGCTTGGCGTACGTCAGCGTGGCAGGTGCACAGTGTGCTCGGGGTATAGGTCAATCACCTGTGCGCGCCGATAGTGAAGCAGCTTCCCGATCTTTTTGGACTCCAGAGCCCCTCTTCGAGCGGCCGCGCGGAGCCGCCCGGCTGAGAGCCCGCACTCGTTCATGAGGGTTGACGAGGACACCCACATGCTCGGCTTGCCCTTGGGCTCGAGGATCACAGGAGCGGACGCGGTTGCCGGAGGCTCCACAGCGCGTTTTGCCCTGACCTTCGCCCTGAACATCGAGGTCACACTCTGCACCCATTGCGTGATGTCTTTTCCTCCAAGCCGCGTCTCCGCATTCATCTTCTTAATGTGCACAAACCAGCGGGGCTGCTTCGAGAAGGTCGAGCCCTCCGGGAGCGCAAGCAGCGAGGCGGGAACAGTGGTGAACTGGGGTCGCTTGTGGTCATGAACCCAGCAGAGGTCCATGAGGCTGAGAACGAATCGGTCCGCCATGGGCACGGCGTGCGCTTCGTCAGGGTCCTCCTTTGAGGGGTTGATCGGCTTGGGTGGAAGGCAGAGAGACACCGCTAAGAAGGCCGACGCGAACTCCCCGTCCAGTTGCTTGGTGCCGCCCTGGAGTTGGAACTCGGCCTCCTCACGCAACCAGGTCGTCAGCATCCGCAGCGCCGCCTTCGCGGCTTTCGTGCCCAATTTCTCAGGATCGTCGGTGTTCAGGCTCGCCTCGCACGCACGCGAGACCTTGACCGGGATGTTCCAGTGACTCGCAAACTCGGTCGGCTTCGGGTCCTCAGACGAGACCGGCACCTCGTAGACACCGAGCCGCCCCGGAAGCATCCGTCCTTCCCGGCAGGCGAGCACCAGCCGCTCCCAGGCGTGCTTCGTCCAGGCGGCCTCGGCTGCCCGGTAGGCCATCGTGATGCGGTGATAATCCCGCCCACACTCATCGAGGATCTGTGCTCCCGCCGGAGTTTGGGTCAGGTCGAAGAAGTCGGCCAGAAGCTGGTCGAGGTCACGCTGCGCCATTGTGCGCTCCTTGAACAAGGGGTCAGATCCGGCCACCACTCCGGGGGCGGTCTCAGCTATGCTGCTTCCACTCCGGGGGTTGCCGCAAGCGTCGGGCCCCAACCGACAGCTTCAGCACCGGGCCCGCCAGCCACGATTCCGACGGGGGATGTGTTGCCTTCAGGTCTGCACACAGGACAAATGACCCCCGCCGCCTTCGTTGCCAAGTGGTCCCGCGTAAACCTCCCCGAGCGGGCGGCCAGCCAGGAGCACTTCATCGACCTGTGCAGGCTGCTAGGGCAGCCCACGCCGGCCGAGCACGACGCCACGGGGGCCGAGTACGCGTTCGAGAAGGGGGTGGAGGTCGCCGGGGGGGCGAGCAAGGGGGCCAAGGGCGACCGCGGCTTCGCCGACGTGTGGTGGAAGGGCAAGTTCGGCTGGGAGTACAAGCGCAAGGACAAGTACAAGACCCTAGATGACGCTTACCGACAGCTTCTCCAGTACCGCGAGGCCCTCGAAAGCCCGCCGCTGCTGATCGTTAGCGACATCGCCCGCACCGAGATCCACACCAACTTCACCGCCACCAGGAAGGAGGTCCACACCGTTGCCCTGGCGGACATGGACAAGCCCGAGGCCCTCGCCCTCCTCCGCCGTGCCTTCACCGACCCCGAGAGTTTCCGCCCCAAGGTCACGGCCCAGAAGGTCACCGAGGAGGTCGCCAAGCACCTGGGCACGCTCGCCCAGGCCCTCCGCGACCGCGGCCACGACCCGCACACCACCGCGCACTTCCTGATGAAGTGCATGTTCTGCCTCTTCGCCGAGGACGTGCGGCTGCTCCCCAAGGACCTGTTCAAGACCCTGCTCCAGAAGTGCCACCACCACCCCAAGCAGCTCACGCCACGCCTGACCGAACTGTTCGCCAAGATGCGGACGGGCGGGGCCTTCGGCACCGAGGACATCGCCTGGTTCAACGGCGGGCTGTTCGACGAGGAACCCGCCCTCGAGCTCACCGAGACCGAGATCGGGCTGCTCCTCGTGGCCGCGGGGCAGGAATGGGGCAGCGTCGAGCCCGCCATCTTCGGCACGCTGTTCGAGCGCTCACTCGACCCCGCCAAGCGCTCCCAGATCGGCGCCCACTACACCAGCCGCGAGGACATCCTCCTCGTGGTCGAGCCGGTCATCATGGAGCCGCTGCGACGGGAGTGGGACGCCGTCCGCACCGAGTGCGAGGAACTGGCCGCACAGCGGGCCGAGGCCGCCCGCCGCGAGTACAGGAAGGCCCAGAAGAAGGGCGATGTGAAGGCGTCCACCCTCACCAGCCGCATTGAGAAAAAGCTCCGGGCGTTTGTGGACCGGCTTTCAGGCGTCCGCGTGCTCGACCCCGCGTGCGGCTCGGGCAACTTCCTGTACGTCGCCATCCAGCGGCTGCTGGACCTGGACAAGGAGGTCATCACCTTCGCGTCCCGGCCCGACATCGCTGTGCCCCTCTTCCCGGGCGTCCGCCCCACGCAGCTCTACGGCATCGAGATCAACCCCTACGCCGCGGAGCTCGCGCAGGTCGTCATCTGGATCGGCTACCTCCAGTGGATGCGCGACAACGGGTTCAAGGCGCCCAGCGACCCCGTGCTCGCCTCGCTCAAGACCATTGAGAACCGCGACGCCATCCTCAAGGTCGGCAAGAACGGCGAGCCCCTGCCCCACCCCGCGGAGTGGCCCGAGGCCGACTTCATCATCGGCAACCCGCCGTTCCTGGGCTCCAAGGTGTTCCGCGCCAAAGGGTTGGAAGAGCCGTACATCCAGGCGATGTTCGCCGCTCACGATCTGCCGAAGACTAGCGACCTCTGCTGCTATTGGTTTGAGCTTGCGAGGCGGGCCATCGTCGGCCACTCCACAACACGGGTTGGTCTACTCGCGACTCAGGGCATTCGGGGAACCAACAACCGCACTGTGCTAGAGCGGCTCACGGGTCCAGCGGCGATGTTTGACGTGTGGTCTGACCGACCCTGGGTCCTTGATGGTGCATCAGTGAGGGTGTCGATCATCTCGTTCGGCAGCCACGATGGGCCCAAGCGTGTAGACGGCACCATCGTTGAATCGATCAACCCGGACCTCTCAACGGGAACCTCCGCCCATTCCGCAGCCGCACTAAAGGAATGCGAAAAGGTCTCGTACATGGGGACCACCAAGGGGGGAGCGTTCGACATCGAATGGCAGCAGGCCCGTCAACTACTTGGCATTCCGAACGCATCGGGCATG from Phycisphaerales bacterium harbors:
- a CDS encoding AAA family ATPase produces the protein MATAQGGRWAILERNAQGEVVGTTFRDPGESKRKLCSEGGKRGLILPWPLDPYAGTSQDRPVWVCEGASDTGAMLGLYVDAVGVPMAGQCGEWLAELLEDRHVVIIADADEAGERGAQKIAAALVRTCPSVRIIPPPDGAKDARAAVLGGAALRAFTDLSARAEIYTPPTTLVDGAPILVRLSDVKPEVVAWLWFGRFALGKLTLIAGDPGLGKSFLTLDMAARVTTGRAWPDRTGELREPGGVVLLSAEDGMADTVVPRLLAAGADLNRIIALPAVHQVRGNGRASARTFNLARDLPALEEAIKRVGNCRLVIIDPVTAYLGEANSHNNAEVRGLLAPLSAIAEQYGVAMVAVTHLNKSGAGPAIYRAMGSLAFTAAARAAWSVSKDRNDPERRLLLAIKNNIGPDAGGLAYRLTPVGDGTTALVDWEPDPVRMSADEALATEQGDDNDDGRTERDDAADWLREVLRDGPRLVKELEHEAREAGFTIITVRRAKSRIGVKSEKSGFGGAWQWILPPDSTKSPKDIIEGDRPPKGDHLGRDAEESG
- a CDS encoding helix-turn-helix transcriptional regulator, translating into MTVTEQLRRAVEEYGETRYQISKATGVPASVLSRFVANGQGLRSENMDKLCAYLGLELSAKKKAGEARKGR
- a CDS encoding DNA methyltransferase, whose protein sequence is MTPAAFVAKWSRVNLPERAASQEHFIDLCRLLGQPTPAEHDATGAEYAFEKGVEVAGGASKGAKGDRGFADVWWKGKFGWEYKRKDKYKTLDDAYRQLLQYREALESPPLLIVSDIARTEIHTNFTATRKEVHTVALADMDKPEALALLRRAFTDPESFRPKVTAQKVTEEVAKHLGTLAQALRDRGHDPHTTAHFLMKCMFCLFAEDVRLLPKDLFKTLLQKCHHHPKQLTPRLTELFAKMRTGGAFGTEDIAWFNGGLFDEEPALELTETEIGLLLVAAGQEWGSVEPAIFGTLFERSLDPAKRSQIGAHYTSREDILLVVEPVIMEPLRREWDAVRTECEELAAQRAEAARREYRKAQKKGDVKASTLTSRIEKKLRAFVDRLSGVRVLDPACGSGNFLYVAIQRLLDLDKEVITFASRPDIAVPLFPGVRPTQLYGIEINPYAAELAQVVIWIGYLQWMRDNGFKAPSDPVLASLKTIENRDAILKVGKNGEPLPHPAEWPEADFIIGNPPFLGSKVFRAKGLEEPYIQAMFAAHDLPKTSDLCCYWFELARRAIVGHSTTRVGLLATQGIRGTNNRTVLERLTGPAAMFDVWSDRPWVLDGASVRVSIISFGSHDGPKRVDGTIVESINPDLSTGTSAHSAAALKECEKVSYMGTTKGGAFDIEWQQARQLLGIPNASGMANVDVLRPWANGDHITQREDPKWIIDFGPSASLAEVAKYEAPLKVIETLVAANRKEVRDQGPASRWWLLNRPRPDMRRALAPLHRMLATPRVAKHRLFTWMATQVLPDSRLFVFARSDDYFFGNMHSAVHELWSLQMVGWHGVGNDPTYNNTKCFETFPLPWPPGKEPVNDACYKVIAAAAKELDAQRERWLNPPEWIAPIAARIDAADQFLDVPEAARPLIRHSAIMAAAAQDPRLKKRTLTNLYNERPTWLRLAHEQLDRAVLAAYAAVDPQGGWQEDWAEVWTETGAGQPLPDGHALAARRAEVEERVLGNLLRLNGERA